The segment ATTCCCCGTTATCAAAGGATACCTCGTTGAGAAGGCCGTAGCTTTTATCTCCGAGGATTCCCTTGAGCCGGGTTATATCTTCATCATTCAGTAAATCCGTCTTTATACCCAGCATCCGCGATCACTCCATTGATATCAGTTCGTAGGCGCGCGTCCCGAGGCCGATTTCCTCGGCGTACTCGAGCTGGGTGCGCCAGTCGGTCTGGGGATGCGCGTGATGGAATTTATCCTCGCCCTCGCCGTGCCCGGCAATCCCGGGATTTTTATCGGTGACCGCGGTCCCGCGTAACGCCGGCGCGGCAAGCGCCATGTCAGCGGACGCCTGATCGAGCGCCACGGGGTCGGACGACGCGAGGAAACCTATATTCGCGATCAGCGGGGCGTCGTTGGAACCCCAGCAGTCGCAGTCGGGAGAAACATCGGTGATAAAGTTGATATGGAACGACGGTTTACCGTTGACTACGGCGAACGCGTACTCCGCCATCTTCCGGCTGACATCGTCCCCCGCCGCGTCCCAGTTGACCACAGCGGAGTTGTACCGGCAGACCGCGATACATTGCCCGCACCCGACGCAGATCTCGTAATCGATGACCGCCTTTTTCTGCCCGTCGAGCGTCACCGCGTTCTGCGCGCAGTTGACGACGCATTTTTTACACCCGATGCAGTTTTCGCGGACGATCTTCGGCTTGGAGTTGGAGTGCATCTCCAGCTTCCCGCCGACCGACCCGGAGCCCATGCCGAGATTTTTCAGCGCGCCGCCGAACCCGGTCATCTCGTGCCCCTTGAAGTGGTTCATCGAGAGTATCACATCGGCGTTCGCGATCGCCGCGCCGATCTTCGCTGTCTTGCAGTATTTAAGGCCTAACTCGATCTCGCGGTAGTCGGTGCCCTTCAAGCCGTCGGCGATCACCACCGGGCATCCGGTCGCCATCGGGTTGAACCCGTTCTCGAACGCGGCTTCCAGATGGTCGACGGCGTTGGAACGGCGCCCCTTATAGAGGGTGTTGCAGTCCGTGAGGAACGGAAGCCCGCCTGCGGCGCGAATCATCCGCGATACGACGCGGGTGTAATTCGGCCGGATATACGCGAGATTCCCCGGCTCGCCGAAATGTATCTTGATCGCGGTGAGTTTTTTCTCGTAATCAATGTCCATCATCCCGGCCGCGCGGCAAAGATTTTCAAATTTATCAAGCAGGCTGCGCCCAGAGGAACGCAGATTGGTAAACCATACTTTCGACGCCACTTTTCCTCCTTAATCCGTACGCGCGCCC is part of the Brevinematales bacterium genome and harbors:
- a CDS encoding DUF362 domain-containing protein, with amino-acid sequence MMDIDYEKKLTAIKIHFGEPGNLAYIRPNYTRVVSRMIRAAGGLPFLTDCNTLYKGRRSNAVDHLEAAFENGFNPMATGCPVVIADGLKGTDYREIELGLKYCKTAKIGAAIANADVILSMNHFKGHEMTGFGGALKNLGMGSGSVGGKLEMHSNSKPKIVRENCIGCKKCVVNCAQNAVTLDGQKKAVIDYEICVGCGQCIAVCRYNSAVVNWDAAGDDVSRKMAEYAFAVVNGKPSFHINFITDVSPDCDCWGSNDAPLIANIGFLASSDPVALDQASADMALAAPALRGTAVTDKNPGIAGHGEGEDKFHHAHPQTDWRTQLEYAEEIGLGTRAYELISME